Within Triticum urartu cultivar G1812 unplaced genomic scaffold, Tu2.1 TuUngrouped_contig_1391, whole genome shotgun sequence, the genomic segment ATCCGTCTACTACCACCACCTTTCTCTATGTTTTTTTATTCAATTTCAATGATCCATGCATTGCTTTTTACAAGATAATTAgtcttgcgtgtttgtttttcaATTTCTATGACCAATGTCACTAATTCATTCCTTCTTAGAAAACTATTTTTATGAAAAATCTACTACTTGATGCTTATTCTTGCATATTATTAAAAATCAAAATCTTTGTAAATTGTCTGAAAtttttgccattatttgttttaaAAGTCATACATTTGAAATGTTTGAGCATTTTTTAAAATGTCATGAATATTTATTTATTTGAATGGTGCAAAATATTTTAAAATTGCCAAAACACTTTCCTCACATTGTATAAACATTTCTAAGTCTGACACGGACATATTTTTAAAATGCGCGATTTTTCTAATGTCATCATGACGTCCTTGATCTTGAGCCGTAGACGTACGTTTTCTCATTTCAGAGTGCACGTCAAACCTTACCCCCAATGGCGGCGACGACGGGGTGGCCCTTCCAACGGCTTCCGCGCACACAGGTCCCTCCACGTAGAATGAATGGCAGAGGCACACGCCGGTGGCGAGCGGCAGAAAATTTGGCCATCTCAGTGGCTTCGACTTCCTCGGGTTGGGCGGGACGACCGATCGACGCCTCGATCGGCGACACCGTCACGCTGCTCGCCGGCATCACTGACCGCCTCTCCCCGCTCAGCAACCAACTGCGCGGGCATGGCGGCCGTCGCCCTGCTGCGCTCGTCCACCAGCAAGCAAACAGGTCGCCATGACATGCCATCCAGCAACGCCGCGCTCGTCGCCGCCGTGCTGTCCACTCCAGCCCACCAGCTTGGAGTACCTCTCGtaaataaaacaagaaaaaagGACGTCCCGCATGCTTAATGGAATTCGTTCGTGATTAGTGAATGTTTTCATTaatctttttggatttttagGACGATCGCGTACCTGGCCGGGACACTCCATCGATCGCGCCAACGAAATATCCGTGCACgcgcccgcccgcccgcccgcgAGATATTTCCCCGCGACGCCGGAAAAAGCCCAGACACTTAGATTGGCGGCCGCTTTTGCCCTCACTCCCCTCCCATAATACCTGCAGAAATAGCATCACATACGTGTGTGCGGCTCATTCATTCATCCTCTCCCTGCTCCCATCCGTTGCCCTGCTACTATTTCTATCCCACTCCCGGCCGAATCCCAGATCCATTCCTTCATCGGTTCCTTCATCGGTCAAGGCGGCCATCGGCATTGCCCAGGTAACAACTAGTTCCGTGTTTCCATTGCTACGATATGCAGCTCCGTGGTGTTTGATCGTTCTTTCTTTCACAGGGTAACCAGATTACAGACTTGATGTCGGCGGGCTGGACGGATGAGAGGCACGGGACTTATATAAGGTCCTTGGAAGCTTCTTTCGTCCGTGATCAACTCTACAAACACTTGCTTCCATCGAGCAATGAGGTGGAGCCAGGGCCTTCTAGCCCTTCTCCTCTAAAAAATGATCAACTCCACAACCACGCGCACGCTGCCAAAAACAAAGATTCGGGTACCAATGGGTTCAAGGTTCTCCAAGGTGGAGTGTGGAGGAAAGTCGAGTTTAAGAGGAGGACCAATGCTTGTGCTCAAGTCCGGCCCGAACAGCGCCTGCCTGAAAGCCCCTGGATTCAGCATTTCATACCGGCCGGTGGCTGCAGCAGCAGTGCAGGCGGTGATAGGGCAGAAACTTCAGTAAGTGATCGGGAATCGGGTATCCGTACTATCCCTGGGAGCACCCCGTTGTGCCATGGAAGGGAATTGGGAGCTTGCAAGGGAGAAGACCTTCTCGATGAACAAGCAGGTAACTAGCTCAGTTACCTCATCTAGCGTTTGGTTCATCATCATACACTCTGACACACATATGTTTTTGTAGCATTAGCTGATTTTATGGAAGAAGCGTCAACGTAGAAAAATGTCACTTGTGCTTAAGCAACAAGATATTGTATGGTTCTTTTCTATTTGATTTTACCCATGTTATCCCTAAGCTGATAACAGATGGTTATGGACGCTGTCGAGTTCTGGTAGTAACCATATATGTTCTCAAGCAGCATCGTGTGGTGAACTAAATTTCGGATGCCATGTTTCTCTCTGCTGAGATCTATGATCGGAACTTTGCTGACGACGAGGCACAAGTTGACGCAGAATCAAGGAAATTAAGCACGTACCGCGCCCGAATGATTAAGCGAATTTACAGGATTAGTTAACATAGTTTGTTGCAAGCGTTGAGAAAAGCAACACACCC encodes:
- the LOC125526682 gene encoding cold-regulated protein 27-like, translated to MAAVALLRSSTSKQTGRHDMPSSNAALVAAVLSTPAHQLGVPLDDRVPGRDTPSIAPTKYPSIPSSVPSSVKAAIGIAQGNQITDLMSAGWTDERHGTYIRSLEASFVDQLHNHAHAAKNKDSGTNGFKVLQGGVWRKVEFKRRTNACAQVRPEQRLPESPWIQHFIPAGGCSSSAGGDRAETSVSDRESGIRTIPGSTPLCHGRELGACKGEDLLDESAEIYDRNFADDEAQVDAESRKLSTYRARMIKRIYRIS